Proteins from one Mycobacterium sp. EPa45 genomic window:
- the zwf gene encoding glucose-6-phosphate dehydrogenase produces MTDRPVPGVAAPAPDTWRNPLRDKRDKRMPLIAGPCGVVIFGVTGDLARKKLMPAIYDLANRGLLPPSFSLVGFARRDWADQDFGAVVHDAVCQHARTPFRQEVWDRLAEGFRFVQGAFDDEAAFARLAETLEKLDVERGTGGNHAFYLSIPPKSFPVVCQQLKKSGLARQQEGRWSRVVIEKPFGHDLQSAIELNKVVNSVFPEESVFRIDHYLGKETVQNILALRFANELFEPIWNNHYVDSVQITMAEDIGLGGRGGYYDGIGAARDVIQNHLLQLLALTAMEEPVSFHPSEVRAEKIKVLSATSPVQPLDLTTSRGQYTAGWQGGEKVVGLLDEEGFSKTSTTETFAAITLDVDTRRWAGVPFYLRTGKRLGRRVTEVALVFRRAPHLPFDATMTEELGKNALVIRVQPDEGITLRFGSKVPGSAMEVRDVNMDFSYGSAFAEDSPEAYERLILDVLLGEPSLFPGNAEVELSWEILDPVLDYWASHGKPDPYEAGTWGPDSAFEILQRSGREWRRP; encoded by the coding sequence ATGACGGACCGGCCCGTACCCGGAGTGGCGGCGCCCGCCCCGGACACCTGGCGTAACCCGCTGCGCGACAAGCGGGACAAGCGGATGCCGTTGATCGCCGGTCCGTGCGGCGTGGTGATCTTCGGCGTCACCGGCGATCTGGCCCGCAAAAAACTCATGCCGGCCATCTACGACCTGGCCAACCGCGGCCTGCTGCCACCGTCGTTCTCGCTCGTCGGTTTCGCCCGGCGCGATTGGGCCGACCAGGATTTCGGGGCCGTCGTGCACGACGCCGTCTGCCAGCACGCCCGCACTCCGTTCCGTCAGGAGGTGTGGGACCGGCTGGCCGAGGGATTCCGCTTCGTCCAGGGCGCCTTCGACGACGAGGCGGCGTTCGCCCGGCTGGCCGAAACCCTGGAGAAGCTCGATGTCGAACGCGGGACGGGTGGCAATCACGCCTTCTACCTGTCGATTCCGCCCAAGTCGTTCCCGGTGGTGTGCCAGCAGCTGAAGAAGTCCGGGCTGGCCCGCCAGCAGGAGGGCCGCTGGAGCCGGGTCGTCATCGAGAAGCCGTTCGGCCACGACCTGCAGAGCGCCATCGAGCTCAACAAGGTGGTCAACAGCGTCTTCCCCGAGGAGTCGGTGTTCCGCATCGACCACTACCTCGGCAAGGAGACGGTGCAGAACATCCTGGCGCTGCGGTTCGCCAACGAGCTGTTCGAGCCGATCTGGAACAACCATTACGTCGACAGCGTGCAGATCACCATGGCCGAGGACATCGGGCTGGGTGGGCGCGGCGGCTACTACGACGGGATCGGGGCGGCGCGCGACGTCATCCAGAACCACTTGCTGCAGCTGCTGGCGCTGACCGCGATGGAGGAGCCGGTGAGCTTCCACCCGAGCGAGGTCAGGGCCGAGAAGATCAAGGTGCTCTCGGCGACCTCGCCCGTGCAGCCGCTGGACCTGACCACCTCGCGTGGGCAATACACCGCGGGATGGCAGGGTGGCGAGAAGGTCGTCGGGCTGCTCGACGAAGAGGGATTTTCGAAGACTTCCACCACCGAGACGTTCGCCGCGATCACCCTCGACGTCGACACCCGGCGCTGGGCCGGTGTGCCGTTTTATCTGCGGACCGGAAAACGCTTGGGCCGCAGGGTCACTGAAGTGGCGTTGGTGTTCCGCCGTGCTCCCCACTTGCCGTTCGACGCGACGATGACCGAGGAACTCGGCAAGAACGCGCTGGTGATTCGCGTTCAGCCGGACGAGGGGATCACGCTGCGATTCGGGTCCAAGGTCCCCGGCAGCGCGATGGAGGTCCGCGACGTCAACATGGACTTCTCGTACGGCTCGGCCTTCGCCGAGGATTCACCGGAAGCCTACGAGCGGCTGATCCTCGACGTGCTGCTCGGCGAGCCATCGCTGTTCCCCGGCAATGCCGAGGTCGAATTGTCCTGGGAGATACTCGATCCGGTGCTGGACTACTGGGCGTCGCACGGGAAGCCCGACCCCTACGAGGCGGGCACCTGGGGTCCCGATTCGGCGTTCGAAATTCTGCAGCGGTCCGGTCGTGAATGGAGGCGTCCCTAG
- the tal gene encoding transaldolase — protein sequence MAQNPNLAALSAAGVSVWLDDLSRERLRSGNLQELIDTRSVVGVTTNPSIFQAALSHGNAYDAQVSELAERGADVDATIRTVTTDDVREACDVLRPQWEASDGVDGRVSIEVDPRLAHDTDKTILQAIELWKIVDRPNLLIKIPATEAGVPAIASVLAEGISVNVTLIFSVERHKLVMDAYLQGLEKAKEAGHDIAKIHSVASFFVSRVDTEIDKRLEKIGSEEALALRGQAGVANARLAYAAYEEVFGGGDRFRALADAGARVQRPLWASTGVKNPDYSDTLYVTELVAPNTVNTMPEKTIDAVADHGVVTGDTITGTAAASQEVFDKLDAIGIDLRDVFLVLENEGVDKFEKAWQELLDATQDQLDAAAK from the coding sequence ATGGCACAGAATCCCAACCTTGCCGCACTATCCGCGGCGGGTGTGTCCGTCTGGCTCGACGACCTGTCCCGGGAGCGGCTGCGATCGGGCAACCTGCAGGAACTGATCGACACCCGCAGCGTGGTCGGTGTCACCACCAACCCGTCGATCTTCCAGGCCGCCCTGTCGCACGGAAACGCCTACGACGCACAGGTTTCCGAGCTCGCCGAGCGTGGCGCCGACGTCGACGCGACCATCCGCACCGTCACCACCGACGATGTCCGGGAGGCCTGCGACGTGCTGCGGCCGCAGTGGGAGGCCTCCGACGGCGTCGACGGCCGAGTCTCGATCGAGGTCGACCCGCGCCTGGCCCACGACACCGACAAGACGATCCTGCAGGCGATCGAGCTGTGGAAGATCGTCGACCGGCCCAACCTCTTGATCAAGATCCCCGCCACCGAGGCGGGCGTGCCGGCGATCGCATCGGTTCTGGCCGAAGGTATTTCGGTGAACGTGACGCTGATCTTCTCCGTCGAGCGCCACAAGCTGGTGATGGACGCCTACCTCCAGGGTCTGGAGAAGGCCAAGGAAGCCGGTCACGACATCGCCAAGATTCATTCCGTCGCGTCATTCTTCGTGTCCCGGGTGGACACCGAGATCGACAAGCGGCTGGAGAAGATCGGCTCCGAGGAGGCACTGGCCCTGCGCGGTCAGGCCGGCGTCGCCAACGCGCGACTGGCCTACGCCGCCTACGAAGAGGTGTTCGGTGGCGGTGACCGCTTCCGCGCGCTGGCCGACGCGGGTGCCCGCGTGCAGCGCCCGCTGTGGGCGTCCACCGGTGTCAAGAATCCCGACTACTCCGACACCCTGTACGTCACCGAACTGGTCGCCCCCAACACGGTGAACACCATGCCGGAGAAGACGATTGACGCGGTGGCCGACCACGGCGTCGTCACCGGCGACACGATCACCGGCACCGCGGCGGCCTCCCAGGAGGTGTTCGACAAGCTCGACGCCATCGGCATCGACCTGCGCGACGTGTTCCTGGTCCTGGAGAACGAGGGCGTGGACAAGTTCGAGAAGGCGTGGCAGGAACTACTCGACGCAACCCAGGATCAGCTCGACGCCGCGGCCAAATGA
- the tkt gene encoding transketolase has protein sequence MTTVEEIATLTQPHHPDDWMPVDSKAVDTVRVLAADAVQKVGNGHPGTAMSLAPLAYTLFQRVMRHDPSDVHWLGRDRFILSCGHSSLTLYLQLYLGGFGLELSDIESLRTWGSKTPGHPEFRHTDGVEITTGPLGQGLASAVGMAMASRYERGLFDPDAPAGTSPFDHYIYVICSDGDIEEGITSEASSLAGTQQLGNLIVFYDHNKISIEHNTDIALSEDVPARYRAYGWHVQEVEGGENVVGIEQAIAEAKKVTDKPSFIAVRTIIGYPAPTKMNTGGVHGAALGDDEVAATKKVLGFDPDKKFEVHDEVIAHTRKLVDRGREAHEKWQGEFDAWAQREPERKALLDRLLAQELPDGWDSDITHWEPGSKAVATRAAFGQVLNDVAPKLPELWGGSADLAGSNNTTIKGVNSFGPPSISTDDFTADWYGRVLHFGIREHAMGAILSGIVLHGPTRAFGGTFLQFSDYMRASVRLASLMDIDTIYIWTHDSIGLGEDGPTHQPIEHLAALRAIPKLSVVRPGDPNETAYAWRSIIARGNGAGPVGFILTRQGIPVLEGTDAEGVQKGGYVLGGGNPADDADVIIIATGSELQLAVEAQKLLAAKDINAYVVSMPCVEWFNSQPQEYRDSVLPPDVSARVAVEAGVAQSWYQFVGDTGEIISIEHYGESADDKTLFREFGFTAEAVADAAERVIDN, from the coding sequence GTGACCACTGTCGAAGAGATCGCCACGCTGACCCAGCCGCACCACCCCGACGACTGGATGCCAGTCGATTCCAAGGCCGTCGACACGGTGCGGGTACTGGCCGCCGATGCGGTGCAGAAGGTCGGCAACGGGCACCCGGGCACGGCGATGAGCCTGGCGCCGCTGGCCTACACGCTGTTCCAGCGGGTGATGCGGCACGATCCGAGCGACGTTCACTGGCTGGGCCGCGACCGGTTCATTCTGTCCTGCGGGCACAGCAGCCTGACGCTGTACCTGCAGCTGTATCTGGGCGGGTTCGGCCTGGAGCTCTCCGACATCGAGTCGCTGCGCACCTGGGGCTCGAAGACCCCCGGTCACCCGGAGTTCCGCCACACCGACGGGGTGGAGATCACCACCGGCCCGCTGGGCCAGGGGCTGGCCTCCGCGGTCGGCATGGCGATGGCCTCTCGCTACGAGCGCGGGCTGTTCGATCCCGACGCCCCGGCCGGCACCAGCCCGTTCGACCACTACATCTACGTCATCTGCTCGGACGGTGACATCGAAGAGGGCATCACCAGCGAGGCGTCGTCCCTGGCCGGCACCCAGCAGCTGGGCAACCTCATCGTGTTCTACGACCACAACAAGATCTCCATCGAGCACAACACCGACATCGCGCTGTCCGAAGATGTCCCGGCCCGCTACCGCGCCTACGGCTGGCATGTGCAGGAGGTCGAGGGCGGCGAGAACGTCGTCGGCATCGAGCAGGCGATCGCCGAGGCCAAGAAGGTGACCGACAAGCCGTCGTTCATCGCGGTGCGCACCATCATCGGCTATCCGGCTCCCACCAAGATGAACACCGGTGGCGTGCATGGCGCCGCGCTCGGTGACGACGAGGTGGCCGCCACCAAGAAGGTCCTCGGCTTCGACCCGGACAAGAAGTTCGAGGTGCACGACGAGGTCATCGCGCACACCCGCAAGCTCGTCGACCGCGGCCGCGAGGCCCACGAGAAATGGCAGGGCGAATTCGACGCCTGGGCCCAGCGCGAGCCGGAACGCAAGGCGCTGCTCGACCGGTTGCTGGCCCAGGAACTGCCCGACGGCTGGGATTCCGACATCACCCACTGGGAGCCCGGCTCCAAGGCGGTCGCCACCCGCGCGGCGTTCGGCCAGGTGCTCAACGACGTCGCGCCCAAGCTTCCCGAATTATGGGGTGGCTCGGCAGATCTCGCCGGCAGCAACAACACCACCATCAAGGGCGTCAACTCGTTCGGGCCGCCATCGATCTCCACCGACGACTTCACCGCCGACTGGTACGGCCGGGTGCTGCACTTCGGTATCCGTGAGCATGCGATGGGCGCGATCCTGTCCGGCATCGTGCTACACGGCCCGACGCGCGCGTTCGGCGGCACGTTCCTGCAGTTCTCCGACTACATGCGCGCGTCGGTGCGACTGGCTTCCCTGATGGATATCGACACCATCTACATCTGGACGCACGACTCGATCGGTCTGGGCGAGGACGGCCCCACTCATCAGCCCATCGAGCACCTGGCCGCGCTGCGGGCCATTCCGAAGCTCTCGGTGGTGCGTCCCGGCGATCCCAACGAGACCGCGTACGCCTGGCGCAGCATCATCGCCCGCGGCAACGGCGCGGGCCCGGTCGGTTTCATCCTGACCCGCCAGGGCATCCCGGTGCTCGAGGGCACCGACGCCGAGGGGGTCCAGAAGGGCGGTTATGTCCTTGGCGGGGGCAACCCGGCCGACGACGCCGATGTGATCATCATCGCCACCGGATCCGAGCTGCAGCTGGCTGTCGAAGCCCAGAAGCTGTTGGCGGCCAAGGACATCAACGCCTACGTGGTGTCGATGCCGTGTGTCGAGTGGTTCAACTCGCAGCCGCAGGAGTACCGCGACAGCGTGCTGCCGCCCGACGTGTCGGCACGGGTCGCGGTGGAAGCCGGAGTGGCCCAGAGTTGGTATCAGTTCGTCGGCGACACCGGGGAAATCATCTCCATCGAGCACTACGGCGAGTCGGCCGACGACAAGACCCTGTTCCGCGAGTTCGGGTTCACCGCCGAAGCCGTCGCCGACGCCGCGGAACGCGTGATCGACAACTAA
- a CDS encoding heme o synthase, translating into MRVREVHLVDGAPIRFRDRLLGYLALTKPRVIELLLVTTIPAMLLAGRGTVDLPLIFNTLFGGLLAAAGANTLNCVADADIDKVMKRTERRPLARATVPRSHALVFGLTLSVGSFFWLWWTTNLLSAHLAAATIAFYVLVYTLLLKRRTSQNVVWGGAAGCMPVMIGWSAVTDTIGWQALVMFAIIFFWTPPHTWALAMKYKDDYAAAGVPMLPVVATELQVTKQILIYTWLTVVATLALAPAAGWLYGSVAALAGGWFLIMAHRLHAGVRRGNPVKPLRLFLHSNNYLALVFVALAVDSALALPTLFS; encoded by the coding sequence GTGAGAGTTCGCGAAGTGCACCTCGTTGACGGGGCGCCCATTCGGTTCCGCGACCGGCTCCTCGGGTACCTCGCGCTGACCAAGCCACGCGTCATCGAGCTCCTGCTCGTCACCACGATTCCGGCCATGCTGCTGGCCGGCCGCGGCACCGTCGACCTGCCGCTGATTTTCAACACACTGTTCGGCGGTTTGCTGGCCGCTGCGGGCGCCAACACGCTGAACTGCGTGGCCGACGCCGATATCGACAAGGTGATGAAGCGCACGGAACGGCGACCACTGGCGCGGGCCACCGTGCCGCGCAGCCACGCGCTGGTGTTCGGGCTGACGCTGTCGGTCGGGTCGTTCTTCTGGCTGTGGTGGACGACCAACCTGCTCTCGGCGCATCTGGCCGCGGCCACGATCGCGTTCTACGTCCTGGTCTACACCCTGCTGCTCAAGCGCCGGACCTCCCAGAACGTGGTGTGGGGCGGCGCGGCCGGCTGTATGCCGGTGATGATCGGCTGGTCGGCCGTCACCGACACGATCGGCTGGCAGGCCCTGGTGATGTTCGCGATCATCTTCTTCTGGACCCCGCCGCACACCTGGGCGCTGGCGATGAAGTACAAGGACGACTACGCCGCTGCCGGGGTGCCGATGCTGCCGGTGGTGGCCACCGAGCTCCAGGTCACCAAGCAGATCCTGATCTACACCTGGCTGACCGTGGTCGCCACGCTGGCGCTCGCGCCGGCCGCCGGCTGGTTGTACGGCTCGGTGGCGGCGCTGGCCGGTGGGTGGTTCCTGATCATGGCCCACCGGCTGCATGCCGGCGTTCGGCGCGGGAACCCGGTCAAGCCGCTGCGGTTGTTCCTGCATTCGAACAACTACCTGGCGCTGGTGTTCGTCGCGCTGGCCGTCGATTCCGCGCTGGCGCTGCCGACGCTGTTCAGCTAG
- a CDS encoding quinone oxidoreductase: MHAIEVAETGGPEVLNYVEMPKPTPGPAEVLIAADAIGVNYIDTYFRSGLYPRELPFVLGTEVCGTIAAVGDDVAAIKPGDRVVTAAASGAYAEFCTAPADFVAYVPDSVPSDAIASALLKGMTAHYLIKSVYEVQARDFVLVHAGAGGVGLILTQWATSLGARVITTASSREKAELSRQAGAVEVLDYPDEPGEFAAQIRDLTNGHGVAAVYDGVGKTTFDASLASLAIRGTLALFGAASGPVPPVDPQRLNAAGSVFLTRPNLAHFTRTPDEFAWRAGELLDAIAGGSITITVGGHYPLAEAAQAHRDLQGRKTTGSIVLLPS, encoded by the coding sequence ATGCACGCAATCGAAGTCGCCGAGACGGGCGGCCCCGAGGTCCTGAACTACGTCGAGATGCCGAAACCCACGCCGGGGCCCGCCGAGGTGCTCATCGCCGCGGACGCGATCGGCGTCAACTACATCGACACCTACTTCCGCTCGGGCCTCTATCCGCGCGAGCTGCCCTTCGTGCTGGGCACCGAGGTGTGCGGCACGATCGCCGCGGTCGGCGACGACGTCGCCGCCATCAAACCCGGCGACCGGGTGGTGACCGCGGCGGCATCCGGCGCCTATGCCGAATTCTGCACGGCACCGGCCGATTTCGTGGCGTACGTGCCGGACTCGGTGCCGTCGGACGCGATCGCCTCAGCGCTGCTGAAGGGCATGACGGCGCACTACCTGATCAAGTCGGTGTATGAGGTGCAGGCGCGCGACTTCGTGCTCGTGCACGCCGGGGCCGGCGGGGTCGGCCTGATCCTGACGCAGTGGGCCACGAGCCTGGGTGCGCGGGTGATCACCACCGCCTCCAGTCGTGAGAAGGCGGAACTGTCACGACAGGCCGGCGCGGTGGAGGTGCTCGACTACCCCGATGAGCCCGGCGAGTTCGCCGCCCAGATCCGCGACCTCACCAACGGTCACGGTGTCGCCGCGGTCTACGACGGTGTCGGCAAGACCACCTTCGACGCCAGCCTGGCCAGCCTCGCGATCCGGGGCACGCTGGCACTGTTCGGCGCCGCCAGCGGACCGGTCCCACCGGTCGACCCGCAACGCCTCAACGCCGCCGGCTCGGTGTTCCTGACCCGGCCCAACCTCGCCCACTTCACCCGTACGCCCGACGAATTCGCTTGGCGAGCAGGCGAATTGCTGGACGCGATCGCCGGCGGTTCGATCACGATCACCGTCGGCGGGCACTATCCGCTGGCCGAGGCGGCCCAAGCGCACCGCGACCTTCAGGGCCGCAAGACGACTGGCTCGATCGTGCTGCTGCCTAGCTGA
- a CDS encoding RimK family alpha-L-glutamate ligase, which yields MTVRPNLARPDVFHPSIVLAGCPQLVEGDGDDDGLIGALRTRGLHARWLSWDDPRTETADVVILRAAWDYAERREEFLAWTRRVRHLLNSPEVVAWNSDKHYLQDLAEAGVPTITSFFVEPGDTPRLPKGEIVVKPAIGAGSIDTARFVDPAAARAHVTALQDSGRSALVQPYDARVEQGETALVFLGGRQSHAFTKGPMLPPEGELPTLDESGTYAEESLTPAEPDFEMWDVGAAALAAAAAHLGIDTTELLYARVDLIGDAEDPLLLELEVIEPGLGWRQLKARTREQQQRAFALAVESALERLGLGPLSHRRP from the coding sequence GTGACCGTCCGCCCGAATCTGGCACGTCCCGACGTCTTCCACCCCAGCATCGTGCTGGCCGGATGCCCGCAGCTGGTGGAAGGTGACGGTGACGACGACGGGCTGATCGGCGCGCTGCGCACCCGCGGGCTGCATGCGCGCTGGCTGTCCTGGGACGACCCACGGACCGAGACCGCCGACGTGGTGATCCTGCGCGCCGCATGGGACTACGCCGAACGCCGCGAGGAGTTCCTGGCCTGGACCCGGCGAGTGCGCCACCTGCTGAACTCCCCGGAGGTGGTGGCCTGGAACAGCGACAAGCACTACCTGCAGGACCTTGCCGAGGCGGGTGTGCCCACAATCACGTCGTTCTTCGTCGAACCGGGGGACACGCCGCGGCTGCCCAAGGGCGAGATCGTGGTCAAGCCCGCGATCGGGGCCGGCTCGATCGACACCGCGCGGTTCGTCGACCCGGCCGCGGCGCGCGCGCACGTCACCGCCCTGCAGGACAGCGGCCGCAGCGCGCTGGTGCAGCCCTACGACGCCCGCGTCGAGCAGGGGGAGACCGCGCTGGTGTTCCTCGGCGGCCGGCAGTCGCATGCCTTCACCAAGGGGCCGATGCTGCCGCCGGAAGGCGAACTACCCACCCTCGACGAGTCCGGCACCTATGCGGAGGAGTCCCTGACCCCGGCCGAACCGGACTTCGAGATGTGGGACGTCGGCGCCGCCGCGCTAGCCGCCGCGGCCGCCCATCTCGGCATCGACACCACTGAATTGCTCTATGCCCGAGTCGATCTCATCGGTGACGCCGAGGACCCGCTGCTGCTGGAGCTGGAAGTGATCGAGCCCGGGCTGGGCTGGCGCCAACTGAAGGCGCGGACCCGCGAGCAGCAGCAGCGCGCGTTCGCGCTCGCGGTCGAGTCAGCCCTCGAACGTCTTGGGCTCGGTCCGCTGTCGCATCGACGCCCATAG
- a CDS encoding heme A synthase, which produces MIAAAVILTQGGIAVTGAIVRVTASGLGCPTWPQCFPGSFVPVPHAEVPGIHQAVEFGNRMITFLVVITAILAVLAVTRARRRREVLVYAWLMPASTVVQAVLGGITVLAGLAWWTVAIHLLASMAMVWLATLLYVKIGEPDDGISTALVPKPLRHLTVLGALTLAATLTTGTLVTGAGPHAGDKSPQRAVPRLEVEILTLVHMHSTLLIAYLALLVGLAAGLQAVFAPRAIMKRLAVLVGLVLAQGLVGAVQFFTGVPAALVAVHVAGAAACTAATAALWASMRQRTEPKTFEG; this is translated from the coding sequence ATGATCGCCGCCGCCGTCATCCTGACCCAGGGCGGTATCGCCGTCACCGGCGCGATCGTCCGGGTCACCGCGTCGGGGCTGGGCTGCCCGACCTGGCCGCAGTGCTTCCCCGGCAGCTTCGTGCCGGTTCCCCACGCCGAAGTGCCCGGCATTCACCAGGCCGTCGAGTTCGGCAACCGGATGATCACCTTCCTCGTCGTGATCACCGCGATCCTGGCGGTGCTGGCCGTCACCCGCGCCCGGCGCCGGCGCGAGGTCCTGGTCTACGCCTGGCTGATGCCGGCATCGACGGTCGTGCAGGCGGTTCTCGGCGGTATCACCGTGCTGGCCGGGCTGGCCTGGTGGACGGTGGCGATCCATCTGCTTGCGTCGATGGCGATGGTGTGGCTGGCCACCCTGCTCTACGTCAAGATCGGCGAGCCCGACGACGGCATCTCGACGGCGCTGGTGCCCAAACCGCTGCGGCACCTGACCGTGCTCGGTGCGCTCACGCTGGCGGCCACCCTGACCACCGGGACACTGGTGACCGGTGCAGGCCCGCACGCCGGTGACAAGAGCCCACAGCGGGCGGTGCCGCGCCTCGAGGTCGAGATCCTCACGCTCGTCCACATGCACTCGACGCTGCTGATCGCCTACCTGGCGCTGCTGGTCGGGTTGGCCGCGGGCCTGCAGGCGGTGTTCGCACCGCGCGCGATCATGAAGCGGCTGGCGGTGCTCGTCGGTTTGGTCCTGGCCCAGGGACTGGTCGGCGCGGTGCAGTTCTTCACCGGTGTGCCGGCCGCGCTGGTGGCCGTGCACGTCGCGGGAGCGGCGGCATGCACCGCGGCAACCGCAGCGCTATGGGCGTCGATGCGACAGCGGACCGAGCCCAAGACGTTCGAGGGCTGA
- a CDS encoding FMN-binding glutamate synthase family protein → MKKRTLAALVPAALAGIAVQDLAQKEHALRRNFPVIARARYLLESVGPELRQYIITSNDDERPFSRDQRRWVYTSAKKNNNYFAFGTDNDTENACYPIIKQATFSDVVPASPIHGRDIELPGAKILGGPRGRRHAFRPSSVVNVSAMSFGSLSPQAIQAINKGAKIAGSWHNTGEGGLSDHHRQGGDLVFQIGTGYFGCRNERGEFDLDRLIDVVGSGPVRAIEFKLSQGAKPGLGGHLPGAKVNAEIARIRGVEEGKDVVSPSRHTVFRNVDEMLDVVERIADATGLPVGIKSAVGEIVFWQQLADRMADGQRGVDFITIDGGEGGTGAAPLVFADHVSFPFRVGFAQVYRLFAGAGLTDRVTWIGSGKLGLPANAIVAFALGVDLVNVAREAMLAIGCIQAQKCHTDRCPTGVATQNPWLARGLDPEQKSHRLANYVMTLRRDLLKVSEAAGVRHPTLLSPNAVEILDGDRESRPLADVYGYQPGWGIPGPEIARDIDAYMSRYADLPGTDRVVQHEPLKVAKEPNQATE, encoded by the coding sequence ATGAAGAAGCGGACGCTCGCCGCACTGGTTCCCGCCGCCCTCGCCGGCATCGCCGTGCAGGACCTCGCCCAGAAGGAACATGCCCTTCGCCGAAATTTCCCGGTCATCGCGCGGGCCAGATATCTCCTGGAATCGGTCGGCCCGGAATTGCGCCAGTACATCATCACCAGCAACGACGACGAGCGGCCGTTCAGTCGCGATCAACGGCGCTGGGTGTACACCTCGGCGAAGAAGAACAACAACTACTTCGCGTTCGGTACGGACAACGACACCGAGAACGCCTGCTATCCGATCATCAAGCAGGCCACCTTCTCCGACGTCGTCCCCGCCTCTCCGATCCACGGTCGCGACATCGAGCTGCCGGGCGCGAAGATACTCGGCGGTCCCCGTGGGCGGCGGCACGCTTTTCGGCCGTCGTCGGTGGTCAATGTGTCGGCGATGTCGTTCGGTTCGCTCAGTCCCCAGGCGATCCAGGCGATCAACAAGGGCGCCAAGATCGCCGGCTCATGGCACAACACGGGCGAGGGGGGCTTGTCGGACCATCACCGCCAGGGTGGTGACCTGGTGTTCCAGATCGGAACCGGCTACTTCGGTTGCCGCAACGAGCGCGGCGAGTTCGATCTCGACCGGCTGATCGACGTCGTGGGGTCCGGCCCGGTCCGCGCCATCGAGTTCAAGTTGAGCCAGGGCGCGAAACCCGGTCTGGGCGGCCACCTTCCGGGCGCCAAGGTCAACGCGGAAATCGCCCGGATCCGGGGCGTCGAGGAGGGCAAGGACGTCGTCAGCCCGTCTCGGCACACCGTGTTTCGCAACGTCGACGAGATGCTCGACGTCGTCGAGCGGATCGCCGACGCCACGGGGCTGCCGGTCGGTATCAAGTCTGCGGTCGGTGAGATCGTCTTCTGGCAGCAGCTGGCCGACCGGATGGCCGACGGGCAGCGCGGGGTCGACTTCATCACGATCGACGGGGGCGAGGGCGGTACCGGCGCCGCCCCGCTGGTCTTCGCCGACCACGTGTCGTTCCCGTTCCGGGTTGGCTTCGCCCAGGTCTACCGATTGTTCGCCGGTGCCGGTCTGACGGATCGGGTCACCTGGATCGGGTCAGGCAAACTGGGGCTGCCCGCCAACGCGATCGTGGCGTTCGCTCTGGGCGTCGACCTCGTCAACGTCGCGCGCGAGGCGATGTTGGCGATCGGCTGCATCCAGGCCCAGAAATGCCACACCGATCGCTGTCCGACCGGCGTCGCGACGCAGAACCCATGGCTGGCTCGGGGGCTGGATCCCGAGCAGAAGTCACACCGGCTGGCGAACTACGTCATGACGTTGCGCCGCGACCTGCTGAAGGTTTCGGAGGCGGCCGGCGTACGTCACCCCACCTTGCTCAGCCCGAACGCCGTCGAGATCCTCGACGGCGACCGCGAGAGCCGACCGCTCGCCGACGTGTACGGCTACCAGCCCGGGTGGGGGATCCCCGGACCTGAGATCGCCCGCGACATCGACGCGTACATGTCGCGCTATGCGGACCTGCCGGGAACCGATCGCGTCGTCCAGCACGAGCCGCTGAAGGTGGCGAAGGAGCCCAACCAGGCGACGGAATAG